TTCTTCATCCTTAAAACCAGGATGCATAACAATCAGACCCTGGTAAATTTCAATTGCATGTTCTAATGCATTCTCTTTAATCAGGCATTTTACATAAAGCACCTGATCCTGAAAAGTAAGATTCTCTTCTATTTGCTCATAGATAATAGTGGCCGCAGAAAACTTCTGTAAATGATAATAACACATAGCCAATCCAGAATGTGCCTTGATATTACCATATGATTTTTCTAAAACAATTTGAAACTGCTCGGCTGCTTCTGTATACGCTTTATCATTTAAGAGTAATTGAGCAACCTGTAAGCGCAAAGGAATATTATCGGGTGAGTGCTGAAGCGCCTCAAGAAGATTATCAATCATTTCGTTTCTCATAGAAATCAGTTTACTATCATGATTGATAGTATGTATTATAAAGATTGAAATTAACTTAGTTCATCACCATTTCCCTGGCATTTTCTAAAGCAGCAGCTGTGGGTTTTTCACCGCTCAGCATTTTAGCAATAGCTACTATACGCTCGTCTACGTTCAACAGACGGACTCCTGTTGTAATGCTATCACCTTTTACAGCTTTGTATACCAGATAATGGGCATCTGCCTTGCCGGCTATTTGTGGCTGGTGTGTAATACAAATTACCTGACGAGCACCGGCCAGCTCTTTCATGATCACACCTACTTGTTTGGCCGCCTCACCCGATATACCTGTATCGATTTCGTCAAAGATCAACGTAGGTAGATTCATTGACGTTGCTACCAGCGATTTAATACAGAGCATTAATCGGCTTAATTCCCCACCAGACGCCACCTTACGTAATGGCTGAAACTGGTTGCTCTTATTGGCGTCAAACAGGAACTCAATTTCATCAAAACCTGCATCAGAAAGATTCGTTTTCTTTATAGCTACCTGCAAGCGTGCGTTGGGCATTCCCACTTGTGCCAGCATGATATTCACTTTCTTTTCCAATGGAGCTATTTGTGCATACCGCGCTTTTGATATTTTATCTGCCATTTCATCTGCCTGCTGTATCTGTTGGGCAAAGTCCTTTTCAATGGCAGTAATTTCATCGTCAATATTCAATACAGCCTGTAGCTTTTCCTCCAACTCTCTTTTTATGGCAAGTAATTCTTCAGTTGTCTTGACGCCATGTTTTTTCAAAAGCTTATATCCTAGCGATAACCGATCGTTGATCTTTTCAATCAAGGCAGGATCTGCACTAATATGATTACTGATCCGATCTGTTTCGTCAGCAATATCCTGAAGCTCAATATATGCTGATTGCAAACGTTGTATAAGTGATGGTATATCCGCATGGAGGTCACAGTAAGGTTGCAACGCATTTACCATGGTTTTTAACTGGCGAATAATTGGTTCTTCACTTTCCTCTAAGCCATGATAAGTTTTACCCAATGCCAGGCGAATTCCTTCTGCATTGGTCTGCGTTTTCAGCTCTAGTTCTAAATCTTCCAGTTCATTCTCTTTAAACCCAGCTTCCTCCAATTCATTAAATTGAAATTGGTGGTAGTCAAACTCTTTGTTGAACTGGTTCTTTTGCTCACGAAGGGTATCTAACTTTCTACGTGTAGCTTGTAATTGACTAAAATATTGACGGTAAGTTTTTAATAAAGGGAAATTGCCGGCCAACGCATCGAGCACTTCGCGCTGGAAGTCGCTTTCACCTATTTCTAACGTATCAAATTGTTGGTGTAGGTCTACCAATAAACTGCTTAGCTGATTGAGCTGTGAAAGGTTTACCGGTGTATCATTTACAAATGCCCTGGACTTACCGTTAGGCGCAATCTCTCTACGCACTACTAACTCGTCCAGAATGTCCAGCTCGCGTTCCTTTAAAAAAGTAGTTACATGATCATCCAGCAACTCATTTTTAAAAGTACCTTCTACAATACATTTTTTCTCCCGGTTCTTTAAGGCGCCACTATCCGAACGCCCGCCCAGGATCAATCCTAAAGCGCCAAGAATAATTGATTTACCGGCTCCTGTTTCACCGGTAATGATATTGAGGTTGGAAGAGAAATCAACGTCCAATTCGTCAATAATTGCGTAGTTCTGTATAGATAGTCGGCTCAGCATAAATCAGGGAACAAATTAAAGCAAATCCATTATGCTACGATTAAAATTGACTAAATATTTTAGCGATTAAGGGAAAGCCCGGCAAAACGTGAAACGTGAAATAGGTCCACAGCCGACAGACAACAGTCAACGGAAGGTAGCGTTTCGTGCTTATTGGTTTCACGCAGAGAAGCAGAGAGGGGGAACAACAGAGGCACAGGGGCAAGGAGGGGCACAGAGGAAATGGCTGATGTAGGGATGGCTGATTTTTAGTTGACGGGTTAAAAAGTTGAGGAGTTGACAAGGAAGGGAATAATGAACAAGGAACAAGGAAGGAGGAATAATGAGTGAGGAGGAATGAATAAGGAGGGAATGTTCAATGCTCAACGCTCAATGTTCAAGGGGCAAGGAAGGGAAAGGTGTGAGTGATGAGTAAGGGGAGAAGAAATGTTCAATGCTCAATTTTCAATACTAAATGTTCAATGAAGAGAGATGAAGTTGATAAATGAAAATGCACCCCATAGTGGAGTGCATTTGTTATATAGAATAAGATTATGCAATTAGGGACTCATTTCACGTTTGACGTTTCATGAGCCTTGTACACTGCAGCTTACTTTACTTCAACTGAATCTACTAGTTCAGCGTCAACCAAGATACGACCGCAGTTCTCACACACCATTACTTTCTTGCGTTGTTTGATCTCGCTTTGTTTTTGAGGAGGAATAGAATAGAAACAACCACCACAAGCATCACGCTCTACCGGCACTACGGCTAAGCCATTACGATAGTTCTTGCGAATCTTTTCATAGCTAGCCAACAAGCGATCATCTACATGACTGCGAGCAGCTTCAGCTGATTTTAAGAATTGCGCTTCTTCCTTTTCGGTAGATGCAATGATCTTTTCTAACTCACCCTTCTTGCTGTTTAAAACACCTTCTTTTGTATTTAAAGCCTTTTTCGCTTTTTCTAAAGCTTGTGCCTTTTCAGCAATTTCTTCATTAGCATCTTTGATGTGCTTTTCACACAACTTGATTTCAAGTTGCTGCATTTCAATCTCTTTATTGATAGCTTCAAACTCACGGTTATTCTTTACATTCTCGCTATCTTTTTCATATTTCTTCAACAAGCCCTCAGCTTCTTTTATAGCCTCTTTCTTTTGAGAAATAAACTCGGTAATACCGTTAATTTCTTCTTCAATACGCAATTGACGTGCGTGCAAACCTTGGATCTCATCTTCCAAGTCTGCCACTTCCATTGGTAATTCACCTTTCAGGATGCGGATTTCATCAAGTTTGCTATCAACTTTTTGAAGATTAACCAGTGAAGTAAGTTTCTCTTCTACAGAGTATTCTTTAACGTTTGCCATTATTGAGATTGTAATTTTAAGTTTGTGGTCTATAAATATATAATACCAGCTTTATTTCTTTATACATCAACCCTGTTTATCCCAAAACTTCATTCTCTTCTTATACAAAATACTGTATGGGATTCGTGTTGATGCTTGTTTTAAGGACGGCAAAGGTAGGGAATTTTTTGGCGATCAAATCATGCAATAACTCCACTGTATATTGCTCACTTTCATAATGTCCAATATCTGCGATCACCATTTTCCCTTCAGCATCAAAAAACTCATGGTATTTAACATCGGCTGTAATATAAAAGTCAGCACCATCACTTAAAGCTTTTTTAATAAGAAATGCCCCTGCTCCACCGCACAAGGCTACTTTTTTTACCTTTTTACCTGTGAGCGGTGTATGCCGAACCGCCCCACACTGGAAAGTATCTTTTATTTGCTTCAGGAAATCATTTTCTTCCATAGGAAAAGGTAGCTCCCCAATAACACCCGACCCAATGCCCCAATGAACATTTTCCATGGTAAAAATATCATACGCTACTTCTTCGTAGGGATGATTTTCTATTAACGCTTTTACCACTTGCTGCTCTAAGTAAAAAGGATAAACGATCTCAATCTTTGTTTCTTCTTCTTCATGCAGTTTTCCAATCTCTCCTACATAGGGATCTGCACCCTTTTCGGCTTTGAAAGTTCCAACACCTTTGCTATTAAAACTACAATCTGAATATTGACCTATATGTCCAGCACCAGCAGCAAAAACAGCATCACGTACTTCATTGGCCTTATTATTAGGCGCAAAGGTTATCAGGCGGCGTAATATCTTTTGCTTAGGACTTAAAACAGCTGTATTGGTAAGTCCCAGCTTTTCAGACATTTTACCATTAACGCCTAATAATACATTGTCCATGTTGGTGTGAGCCGCATAGATAGCTATATCGTTCTTAATAGCCTCCATGATTACCTGTTCAACATAGTTTTTACCTGTAATGCTCTTAAGTCCACCAAATATGATAGGATGATGTGCAACAACGAGATTACAACCGTTTTCTTTAGCTTCCCGCAGGACGTCCACGGTGACGTCGAGGGTGGTGAGCACCCCGGTGCAGGCGGTGTGGGGGGTACCGGTGAGCAGGCCACAGTTGTCGTACGCTTCCTGCAGGGCGGTGGGGGCAAACTGCTCCAGGCTGTTTACCAATTCGTGAATGAAAACCATGCCGGCAAGGTAGGGGATTTTGGGGGAAGTAACGTCTCCGGCGCGCTGCGGGGGGAAAAGCCCCTTTGGCAGTCGGGGGGAAGGGGGGGTAAACGAAAAAAGCCTCCGTGCGGAGGCACGAAGGCTTTTAAAAGAAATATGGCAGCTACCTACTCTCCCGCATTGTGGTGCAGTACCATCGGCCATGAGGGGCTTAACTTCTCTGTTCGGTATGGGAAGAGGTGAACACCCTCGGCAAAACCACCATAAAAAGGTCAGTCTGTTTCGAGACAATAAGGTAACATATTGGAAAAAAAGTTGGTAGCCGGAGTACTATAAAATAAAAATTAAAGCGTACGAGCAATTAGTACTACTCGGCTTTGCTGTCGCCAGCTTTACACCTGTAGCCTATCAACGTCATCGTCTTTGACGGCTCTTAAAAGTAAACTCATCTTGAGGAAGGTTTCACGCTTAGATGCTTTCAGCGTTTATCCTGTCCGTACATAGCTACTCAGCACTGCACCTGGCGGCACAACTGATACACCAGCGGTACGTACGACCCGGTCCTCTCGTACTAAGGTCATGTCCTCTCAATTTACTTGCGCCCACCACAGATAGGGACCGAACTGTCTTGCGACGTTCTGAACCCAGTTCACGTGCCACTTTAATCGGCGAACAGCCGAACCCTTGGGACCTTCTCCAGCCCCAGGATGTGACGAACCGACATCGAGGTGCCAAACCTCCCCGTCGATATGAGCTCTTGGGGGAGATCAGCCTGTTATCCCCGGAGTACCTTTTATCCTTTGAGCGATGGCCCTTCCATACAGAACCACCGGATCACTTCAGCCGGCTTTCGCCCCTGCTCGACTTGTCTGTCTCACAGTCAAGCTCCCTTATACTGATGCGCTCTACGTACGATTACCAACCGTACTGAGGGAACCTTTGCAAGCCTCCGTTACTTTTTAGGAGGCGACCACCCCAGTCAAACTACCCACCATGCACTGTTTCCCTTGTGGGGATTAGACTCTAAACAAACGAAGGTTGGTATTTCAACGACCGCTCCACATGGCCTGGCGACCACGCTTCATAGCGTCCCAACTATCCTACACATCGGTTGTTCAAAATCAATGCAAAGTTGTAGTGAAGGTTCACGGGGTCTTTCCGTCCCGTGGCGGGTAACCGGCATCTTCACCGATACTACAATTTCACCGGGCTCGTGGAGGAGACAGTGTTCAACTCATTAGACCATTCGTGCAGGTCGGAACTTACCCGACAAGGAATTTCGCTACCTTAGGACCGTTATAGTTACGGCCGCCGTTTACTGGGGCTTCAGTCAGGAGCTTTGGCCTTTCGGCCGAACACCCTTCCTTAACCTTCCAGCACCGGGCAGGTATCAGGCCCTATACGTCATCTTTCGATTTTGCAGAGCCCTGTGTTTTTGTTAAACAGTTGGTTGAACCATTTTACTGTGCCCTGCCGAAGCAGGGACGCTTTATCCCGAAGTTACAGCGTCAATTTGCCTAGTTCCTTCTCCACGGCTCACCCGAGCGCCTTAGAATTCTCATCCCGTCTACCTGTGTCGGTTTGCGGTACTGGCAGCACTAGCCTAACCTTAGAGGTTTTTCTTGGCAGCTTTTAGGTCCACTCACCGCAGCCGAAGCCTTGGTGTACTTTCGTACTTTGCCTTTCTCCATGGATTTGCCTACAGAGAAACTAGCTACATACTTAACCGCACTATTCCGTAAGTGCGGGGAACTTTCAATACTGCGTCACCCCATCGAAACTAATGCTGGTGCTGGAATATTAACCAGCTTTCCATCAGTTACCCCTTTCGGGTTCACCTAAGGACCAGACTAACCCTGATCCGATTAACGTTGATCAGGAACCCTTAGACTTTCGGCGACAAGGTTTTTCACCTTGTTTATCGTTACTTATACCTACATTTTCTTTTCTGGCCGCTCCAGCAATGGTCACCCATCACCTTCGACGCCGGCCAGAATGCTCCCCTACCGTATACCACCCAAGGTGGCAACATAAAGCTTCGGTTCGTAGTTTGATGCCCGATTATTTTCCGTGCAGGGTCTCTCGACCAGTGAGCTGTTACGCACTCTTTAAATGAATGGCTGCTTCCAAGCCAACATCCTGGCTGTTATAGAAACCCCACCTCGTTTGATCAACTTAACTACGTATTAGGGACCTTAGCTGTTATTCTGGGTTATTTCCCTCTCGGCCACGGACCTTAGCGCCCGCAGCCTCACTGCCGCAGATATTTATTAGCATTCGGAGTTTGTCAGGGTTTGGTAGGCGGTGAAGCCCCCTAGCCCAATCAGTAGCTCTACCTCTAATAAACTTCTAAAATGCGACGCTGTTCCTAAAAACATTTCGGGGAGAACGAGCTATCTCTCAGTTTGATTGGCCTTTCACCCCTATCCACAAGTCATCCCAAGACTTTTCAACGTCAACGGGTTCGGTCCTCCAGTGTGTGTTACCACACCTTCAACCTGCTCATGGATAGATCACAAAGTTTCGCGTCTGCCCCCACTGACTAAACGCCCTATTTGGACTCGCTTTCGCTACGGCTCCGTTATTAAAGAACTTAACCTCGCCAGTGAGGAGCAACTCGTAGGTTCATTATGCAAAAGGCACGCCGTCACTGCTTGCGCAGCTCCGACCGCTTGTAGGCACACGGTTTCAGGTACTATTTCACTCCCTTGTTTAGGGTGCTTTTCACCTTTCCCTTACGGTACTGGTTCACTATCGGTCTCTGAGGAGTATTTAGCCTTACCAGATGGTGCTGGCAGATTCAGGCAGGATTTCTCCGGTCCCGCCCTACTCAGGATCCCGCTCGTCCCCATCAATTTACGCTTACGCGACTTTCACGCCCTGTGGTCTAACTTTCCAGAAAGTTCAGCTTGATGATGGTTTCTAAATGCGGTCCTACAACCCTCAAGTGGCACGCCACTCAAGTTTAGGCTGTTCCCTGTTCGCTCGCCACTACTTGGGGAATCATTGTTTATTTTCTTTTCCTCCCGGTACTTAGATGTTTCAGTTCCCGGGGTTGGCTCTCCTTTCGGAGTACTATACCTTCAGTATAGTGGGTTGTCCCATTCGGAAATCTACGGATGTAACGATTGTGTGCATCTCCCCGTAGCTTATCGCAGCTTACCACGTCCTTCATCGCCTCTCAGAGCCAAGGCATCCACCATGCGCCCTTAGTTGCTTTAAAAAATTTGAAATTGTATTGTTACCCGACCACCAACTTCAGACCACCAATTACTTGATGATGCAAAAAATTAATGTGATCGATAAAAAAAATAGACTCTTTCGTCTAACAACTTTTTTGATTTTTCCAATATGTCAAAGAACTTAGTCAATTAGCTGATTAGCTAATGACCTGGAAGATGATTGGGTTGCGAACCCCTAGCCCTACTAAAGTTTAGTAAGCAACATCTTAATATAAAAAGAACTCTCAAGTTTGGTGGAGGATATCGGAGTCGAACCGATGACCCCCTGCGTGCAAGGCAGGTGCTCTAGCCAGCTGAGCTAACCCCCCAAATTTTGGTTGATCGTTGCTTCAGTTGGCAAAGTGATCAGTCGAATCAACTTTTCCACTTACTCCACTTCTCAACAGCTTTTGTTGGTAGACCCGAGCAGATTTGAACTGCTGACCCCTACATTATCAGTGTAGTGCTCTAACCAGGCTGAGCTACGGATCTGTTTTTGTCCGGTGTAGCCCCGTCGCGTTCTGTGTTCGGGTTACTTTTGGTTTGTAAAAGAACTTTTTATTTGAAAGATTTTGGAAACAACAGCTTAGCGTAGGTTGCTAAGCTCTAAAAAGGAGGTATTCCAGCCGCACCTTCCGATACGGCTACCTTGTTACGACTTAGCCCCAGTTACCAGTTTTACCCTAGGCGGCTCCTTGCGGTTACCGACTTTAGGTACACCCGGCTTCCATGGCTTGACGGGCGGTGTGTGCAAGGTCCGGGAACGTATTCACCGTATCATTGCTGATATACGATTACTAGCGATTCCAGCTTCATGGAGTCGAGTTGCAGACTCCAATCTGAACTGAGAGGCGTTTTTTGGGATTGGCTCCTTATCGCTAAGTGGCAGCCCTTTGTACGCCCCATTGTAGCACGTGTGTAGCCCTGGGCATAAAGGCCATGATGACTTGACATCATCCCCTCCTTCCTCGCGTCTTACGACGGCAGTTTCACTAGAGTTCCCAGCGTTACCTGATGGCAACTAGTGATGGGGGTTGCGCTCGTTGCGGGACTTAACCCAACACCTCACGGCACGAGCTGACGACAGCCATGCAGCACCTTACTGGCGGTGTATTGCTACAAAGTGAGCTTTCACCCACGGTCCACCAGCATTCTAGCCCAGGTAAGGTTCCTCGCGTATCATCGAATTAAACCACATGCTCCACCGCTTGTGCGGACCCCCGCCAATTCCTTTGAGTTTCAACCTTGCGGTCGTACTTCCCAGGTGGGATACTTAATGCTTTCGCTCAGACACACACAGTGTATCGCGTATGTCGAGTATCCATAGTTTAGGGCGTGGACTACCAGGGTATCTAATCCTGTTTGATCCCCACGCTTTCGTGCCTCAGAGTCAATCTTCGTGTAACGAGCTGCCTTCGCAATTGGTGTTCTATGTCATATCTAAGCATTTCACCGCTACATGACATATTCCGCTCATCTCCACGGGATTCAAGACAGAGAGTATCCACGGCAGTTCTAGAGTTAAGCTCTAGGATTTCACCACGGACTTCCCTGCCCTCCTACGCACCCTTTAAACCCAGTGAATCCGGATAACGCTTGCACCCTCCGTATTACCGCGGCTGCTGGCACGGAGTTAGCCGGTGCTTATTCCCAGGGTACCGTCAACACTCTTGGAAAAAAGTGGTTTCTTCCCCTGTAAAAGAAGTTTACAATCCAGAGGACCTTCATCCTTCACGCGGCATGGCTGGTTCAGAGTTGCCTCCATTGACCAATATTCCTTACTGCTGCCTCCCGTAGGAGTCGGGCCCGTGTCTCAGTGCCCGTGTGACTGGTCGTGCTCTCACACCAGTTACTGATCGCAGGCTTGGTGGGCCGTTACCCCGCCAACTACCTAATCAGCCGCACGCTCATCCATAACCGCCGGAGCTATACTAAAGAGGTGATGCCACCCCCAGAGGTTACGAGGTATTAATCCTCCTTTCGGAGGGCTATGCCCCAGTTATGGGTAGATTGCGTACGTGTTCCGCACCCGTTTGCCGGTCGCCAGCAATGGTATTGCTACCACCCTGCTGCCCCTCGACTTGCATGTATTAAGCCTGCCGCTAGCGTTCATCCTGAGCCAGGATCAAACTCTCCATTGTAAATGAGTTGTTTGACTGTCCTGACTATTAAAATTCTCAAAAAGAGTAAATTAACGAGTCAATCAATCTGTAAATTCTATTGCTTGACCTACCTAATGTTGTTTTACTTTTCAGTAAAACGTGCTGTTGCTTCCAAACTTTCAAAGAACTTACCACCCGTAGATGGCTTGTGTAAGTGATAAGGTTATGAACCTTCAGACCGTGATGTCACACTTAAATTTCAACTGGTTTTTTAAAGAACCTGCGGCGTTTTCCGCAGCCCCGTTTTTCGATTGGGAGTGCAAAACTACAACCTCTGTTCCATTCCGCCAAAACTTTTTTTATTTCTTTTCCACTTTTTTCAACGATGAAAACGTTTATAAAGTATTGAAGACCAGTTATTTAAAGAGCAGCTATTTTTCAAAAGCGGAGCGCAAAGATACAGGGAATCGGTGTTACCCGCCAAATGTTTTTGAAAACTTTTTTCTTAAAAACCCGGTGAAGCGCCGCTTCACTAAGTTTTAAAAACCAATTCCTCAAAAAGCGGGGGCAAAACTACGGATAAGTTTTTGATAACCAATGAATTATTTTAAACCCTTCCCTCGTTTTCCCGTTCCCTCTCTCCCTTCCTTCAAAAAGCGGACGCAAAGATAGGTAGCTCTGCCCTACCCACCAAACTATTTAAAAAGAAAATGAAAATATCTTGTAAAGGTTGAGGGTTGGGTGCAACATTCTGTCTCTTCATTATTTTAAAAGCCATGCTTTATATAATATATTATATGCCATTAGATAACTTGGTAAATATTGCTAGCAGGTCTTTCCTCACTATTTGGTTCCTTATATTATCTTAATTACAAGCCCGCAAGCTTTAGTGGACCTGTAGTAAATGTATATGTGAGTAGTATAGGAGGATGGTAGGAGGATGGTAGGAGGAATAGAGGAGGATATTCTCTGCAACTCCCCTTCAACTCCTCTTTAAGCCCTCTGTAACTCCCAGGTAACCTCCTCCTAAACAACTGATGCCCTTTTTGCTCCATTTCATAATGTTATCTATAAGTATTTTTAATACCCTCACATATTCCTCTACTATTGTCAATTTTTATAAGTATTCGCCTGATTGCATTGGCTAATTATTTGCATTCCTCCTAAACTTTATACTTAGATTTTATAAACTTGTATTTCTTAGTTATTTAACCGACCATTCCCTTTACTATATATAACATATCATCATGACCACAAATGAGCTTT
This genomic interval from Flavisolibacter tropicus contains the following:
- the recN gene encoding DNA repair protein RecN, which codes for MLSRLSIQNYAIIDELDVDFSSNLNIITGETGAGKSIILGALGLILGGRSDSGALKNREKKCIVEGTFKNELLDDHVTTFLKERELDILDELVVRREIAPNGKSRAFVNDTPVNLSQLNQLSSLLVDLHQQFDTLEIGESDFQREVLDALAGNFPLLKTYRQYFSQLQATRRKLDTLREQKNQFNKEFDYHQFQFNELEEAGFKENELEDLELELKTQTNAEGIRLALGKTYHGLEESEEPIIRQLKTMVNALQPYCDLHADIPSLIQRLQSAYIELQDIADETDRISNHISADPALIEKINDRLSLGYKLLKKHGVKTTEELLAIKRELEEKLQAVLNIDDEITAIEKDFAQQIQQADEMADKISKARYAQIAPLEKKVNIMLAQVGMPNARLQVAIKKTNLSDAGFDEIEFLFDANKSNQFQPLRKVASGGELSRLMLCIKSLVATSMNLPTLIFDEIDTGISGEAAKQVGVIMKELAGARQVICITHQPQIAGKADAHYLVYKAVKGDSITTGVRLLNVDERIVAIAKMLSGEKPTAAALENAREMVMN
- a CDS encoding zinc ribbon domain-containing protein produces the protein MANVKEYSVEEKLTSLVNLQKVDSKLDEIRILKGELPMEVADLEDEIQGLHARQLRIEEEINGITEFISQKKEAIKEAEGLLKKYEKDSENVKNNREFEAINKEIEMQQLEIKLCEKHIKDANEEIAEKAQALEKAKKALNTKEGVLNSKKGELEKIIASTEKEEAQFLKSAEAARSHVDDRLLASYEKIRKNYRNGLAVVPVERDACGGCFYSIPPQKQSEIKQRKKVMVCENCGRILVDAELVDSVEVK
- a CDS encoding Nif3-like dinuclear metal center hexameric protein, which translates into the protein MVFIHELVNSLEQFAPTALQEAYDNCGLLTGTPHTACTGVLTTLDVTVDVLREAKENGCNLVVAHHPIIFGGLKSITGKNYVEQVIMEAIKNDIAIYAAHTNMDNVLLGVNGKMSEKLGLTNTAVLSPKQKILRRLITFAPNNKANEVRDAVFAAGAGHIGQYSDCSFNSKGVGTFKAEKGADPYVGEIGKLHEEEETKIEIVYPFYLEQQVVKALIENHPYEEVAYDIFTMENVHWGIGSGVIGELPFPMEENDFLKQIKDTFQCGAVRHTPLTGKKVKKVALCGGAGAFLIKKALSDGADFYITADVKYHEFFDAEGKMVIADIGHYESEQYTVELLHDLIAKKFPTFAVLKTSINTNPIQYFV